In Kogia breviceps isolate mKogBre1 chromosome 7, mKogBre1 haplotype 1, whole genome shotgun sequence, a single window of DNA contains:
- the RHOG gene encoding rho-related GTP-binding protein RhoG isoform X1 gives MDETGVLPGHCIQRGTEGEGGIASTTAAAPAMQSIKCVVVGDGAVGKTCLLICYTTNAFPKEYIPTVFDNYSAQSAVDGRTVNLNLWDTAGQEEYDRLRTLSYPQTNVFVICFSIASPPSYENVRHKWHPEVCHHCPDVPILLVGTKKDLRAQPDTLRRLKEQGQAPITPQQGQALAKQIHAVRYLECSALQQDGVKEVFAEAVRAVLNPTPVKRGRSCVLL, from the exons ATGGATGAGACAGGGGTTCTCCCAG GTCACTGCATCCAGAGGGGCACAGAAGGGGAAGGAGGCATAGCCTCCACCACAGCAGCTGCACCCGCCATGCAGAGCATCAAGTGTGTGGTGGTAGGCGATGGGGCTGTGGGCAAGACGTGCCTGCTCATCTGCTACACAACCAACGCCTTTCCCAAGGAGTACATCCCCACAGTGTTCGACAATTATAGTGCCCAGAGTGCCGTTGACGGGCGCACGGTGAACCTGAACCTGTGGGACACAGCGGGCCAGGAGGAGTACGACCGCCTCCGCACACTCTCCTACCCTCAGACCAACGTGTTTGTCATCTGTTTCTCCATTGCCAGTCCGCCCTCCTATGAGAATGTGCGGCACAAGTGGCATCCAGAGGTGTGCCACCACTGCCCCGACGTGCCCATCCTCCTGGTGGGCACCAAGAAGGACCTGAGAGCCCAGCCTGACACCCTACGGCGCCTGAAGGAGCAGGGTCAGGCACCCATCACACCGCAGCAGGGCCAGGCGCTGGCCAAGCAGATCCACGCTGTGCGCTACCTCGAGTGCTCAGCCCTGCAGCAGGACGGCGTCAAGGAAGTGTTTGCTGAGGCTGTCCGGGCCGTGCTCAACCCCACGCCCGTCAAACGTGGGCGGTCCTGCGTCCTCTTGTGA
- the RHOG gene encoding rho-related GTP-binding protein RhoG isoform X2 translates to MQSIKCVVVGDGAVGKTCLLICYTTNAFPKEYIPTVFDNYSAQSAVDGRTVNLNLWDTAGQEEYDRLRTLSYPQTNVFVICFSIASPPSYENVRHKWHPEVCHHCPDVPILLVGTKKDLRAQPDTLRRLKEQGQAPITPQQGQALAKQIHAVRYLECSALQQDGVKEVFAEAVRAVLNPTPVKRGRSCVLL, encoded by the coding sequence ATGCAGAGCATCAAGTGTGTGGTGGTAGGCGATGGGGCTGTGGGCAAGACGTGCCTGCTCATCTGCTACACAACCAACGCCTTTCCCAAGGAGTACATCCCCACAGTGTTCGACAATTATAGTGCCCAGAGTGCCGTTGACGGGCGCACGGTGAACCTGAACCTGTGGGACACAGCGGGCCAGGAGGAGTACGACCGCCTCCGCACACTCTCCTACCCTCAGACCAACGTGTTTGTCATCTGTTTCTCCATTGCCAGTCCGCCCTCCTATGAGAATGTGCGGCACAAGTGGCATCCAGAGGTGTGCCACCACTGCCCCGACGTGCCCATCCTCCTGGTGGGCACCAAGAAGGACCTGAGAGCCCAGCCTGACACCCTACGGCGCCTGAAGGAGCAGGGTCAGGCACCCATCACACCGCAGCAGGGCCAGGCGCTGGCCAAGCAGATCCACGCTGTGCGCTACCTCGAGTGCTCAGCCCTGCAGCAGGACGGCGTCAAGGAAGTGTTTGCTGAGGCTGTCCGGGCCGTGCTCAACCCCACGCCCGTCAAACGTGGGCGGTCCTGCGTCCTCTTGTGA